The Nocardia sp. NBC_01329 sequence CGGTTACCTCGGAGAAGAAGCCGGATACCCCGGAGGAGCCGGTTACCTCGGAGAAGAAGCCGGATACCCCGGAGGAGCCGGTTACCTCGGAGAAGAAGCCGGACACTCCGGAGGAGCCGGTTACCTCGGAGAAGAAGCCGGACACTCCGGAGGAGCCGGTTACCTCGGAGAAGAAGCCGGATACCCCGGAGGAGCCGGTTACCTCGGAGAAGAAGCCGGATACCCCGGAGGAGCCGGTTACCTCGGAGAAGAAGCCGGATACCCCGGAGGAGCCGGTTACCTCGGAGAAGAAGCCGGACACTCCGGAGGAGCCGGACGCTGACAAGGACGGCGACAAGGACGGCGACAAGGACGGCGACAAGGACGGCGACAAGGACGGCGACAAGGACAGCGACAAAGACAGCGACAAAGACAGCGACAAAGACAGCGACAAAGACGGCAAAGACGGTGATAAAGACAGCTCGGACTCGAAATGGAAGCCCAGTACCGCGGCCATGGTCATGGGCGGCGTCGCCGCTGTCGGCGCTGGCGGATATTTGTTGAGTGATGAACTCGGTTTCGGCGGGGAGGACTCTGCGGAAGCCCCCGGTATCGGCGGGCCGACCGATCCCGGAGCAACTGATCCTGGGGCGGGAGCTCTGGGGGCGGGCGTCGGGACAGGTGACCCTGCCGCGGGCGCTCTCGGAGGACTTGGCGCGGTCGATCCTGGTGCGGTTGATCCCGGGACGGTTGCCCCCGGTGTGGTTGATCCCGGGGTGGCTGATCCCGGCGCGGGCATTCCCGGGCCGACCGGAGCCGGCGTAGTTGATCCCGGTGCGGTTGATCCGGGGACGGTTGATCCGGGGACGGTTGATCCCGGAGCGAGCGATCCCGGAGCAAGCGATCCCGGAGCAAGCGATCCCGGAGCAAGCGATCCCGGAGCGAGCGATCCTGACTCGGATGGACTCGGATCCGATGGACTTTCCGGAGAGGAAACCGATTCGGGCGGCCAGCCGAGCGGTACCCAGGGGGAGACTCAACCCTCCGGTTCGGGCGCCGCCGCCGCCGGCGGCGGCATCGGCGACATGGTGACGTCGCTCGCGATGGCGGGTCTCGTGTCTGCCATGGTGGGTCTCGGCGGAGAAGACGACGACAGTGAAGACGACAGCGATTCCGACGATGATCGGTCCGACGCTCAGCCACCTTCCATGCAGGCTCCGGCGCCCGCTCCCACTCCGACACCCCCGCAAAGTGGCCAGCCGACTCCGGGTAAGCCTTCAACGGAGGGCGAGCCTCCAAAAGATGATGGACCTGTGGCTGAAGGTGAGTCTTCTACGGAGGGCGGGCCTTCGACGGAGGGCGGGCCTGGTACGGAAGGTGAGTCTTCTACGAAGGGTGAGTCTTCAACTGAGAGTAAGTCTTCAACCGAGAGTAAGTCTTCTACGGAAGGTGAGTCTTCGACGGAAGATGAGTCTTCGACGGAAGGTGAGTCTTCAACCGAGAGCGGGCCTGCTACGGAGGGTGAAACTTCCACGGAGAGTGAGACTTCAACAGAGGGTGGGCCTTCAACGGACAGGGAGCCTCCGGCAGATGACAAGCCCGACTCCGGCGGTCTATCCAGCGGTAGGCCGTAGAATCTCGAAAACCGTGGGCGCTGGCGATACCGTTTTCGGGCTGCGCGGGTTCGGTGCCCGGGACTGCGGTTGCCGCGGACGGCACCATCGCATCGGAGTCGCTGGATCTGGAGCAGATCGCTGGGGTCTGGGTGGGCTCGTACAGCTGTGCTCAGGGTGAGACGGGTTTACGGGTTCCGGTCAGCGGCGGCGGCCGACGCACGGGGCGGCGTTGGCCGTCTTCGCTCGGTCGACTTCGTCGTCGGTCAGTGCGCGGACCGGTAGTTGCCGGCGGGCTACGTCATCCGCGCGGATTCCGTTGAGGACGATGGCCATATAGCGCCGCCAGATCTCGGGATTGACCGGTTTGGCGAATTCGGCCAAGCCGTCCACCATATGGATCAACGCGAAGAGGTCCGACGGTTCGATATCGGGTTGCAGGACCCCTGCTTCGCGGGCCCGGCCGACGATCGCTGCGACGGCGGGTTTGATCCGGTCGCGCAGGCCGTGGAAACGTTCTGTCTCGAGGTCCAGTTCGAGGATGACCTCGCTGAATCCGCGATTCGTGGCCAGGTGGCGGCACGCGTATTCGACGAACTCGACAAGACTCAGCCAGGGATCCGGGTGGTCGCGGCTGGCTTCGGCGGCTTCGGCGAACGCGCCGAGGCTGTGTTCGAAGACCTCGGCGATGAGTTCCTTCTTGTTGGCGAAACGGCGGTAGACCGTGCCCACACCTACGCCGGCTCGCTCGGCGACGTCGTCGAGAGTGATCTCCAGCCCGCGATCGGCGAACAGTTCGCTGGCCGCCTCGACGATGCGTTGCTGATTGCGTGCGGCGTCGGCGCGCAGTCGCCGGGGTGCGCGCAGGGTCGTGGCGTGTTTCACACCGGCATTCTACCAACGACGGGATTAAGTGGAGGCAATTCCTCCGTTATTGTGTTAGCGTTCATGCAAGCGGAGAACTTTCCTCCGCTTCTCTGATCCT is a genomic window containing:
- a CDS encoding TetR/AcrR family transcriptional regulator — encoded protein: MKHATTLRAPRRLRADAARNQQRIVEAASELFADRGLEITLDDVAERAGVGVGTVYRRFANKKELIAEVFEHSLGAFAEAAEASRDHPDPWLSLVEFVEYACRHLATNRGFSEVILELDLETERFHGLRDRIKPAVAAIVGRAREAGVLQPDIEPSDLFALIHMVDGLAEFAKPVNPEIWRRYMAIVLNGIRADDVARRQLPVRALTDDEVDRAKTANAAPCVGRRR